One segment of Oscillospiraceae bacterium MB08-C2-2 DNA contains the following:
- a CDS encoding DAK2 domain-containing protein, giving the protein MVVTGSQLCKGFISGANNIANHRKEVDALNVFPVPDGDTGTNMTMTVGAAKRELEILPENATAGQVAQTTASALLRGARGNSGVILSLLFRGFSTQLKGKDTVSAADLAGSLEIGVEGAYKAVMKPTEGTILTVARLASEEARKALDANPQMTAPALWDVVITAAAEALAATPEQLPVLKKAGVVDAGGKGLLLIFEGIAAVLSGGAVVSEPVTGAEKDTLFPSERNAAGEYEGEITFTYCTEFIVLRADQEQEPMLLREYLESIGDSAVVVDDEDIIKCHVHTDNPGDALQRALAFGGLTKIKIENMREQHADQKQSIKNKSSNSFPYAPVDPSREYGFVAVAAGEGVKSLFTDLGVDNVVSGGQTMNPSTDDLLEAIHATPAKTVIVMPNNKNIIMAAEQATKMADRDVFVLPTRTIPQGLGAMLAFNPEAPLAENQLKMVKATERIGTGLITFAARDSSIDGDKIKKGELLALENGKISFTEKDMVKAVVKLVRSLIKKDSTFVTLIYGADVSAEQAREVEAAVSARLPDSVELALIEGGQPVYYYIISVE; this is encoded by the coding sequence ATGGTAGTTACAGGCAGTCAACTTTGCAAAGGATTTATTTCCGGAGCCAATAATATAGCCAACCACCGCAAAGAGGTGGATGCCCTGAATGTATTTCCTGTACCGGATGGAGATACAGGCACGAATATGACGATGACAGTGGGAGCCGCCAAAAGAGAGTTGGAAATCCTTCCGGAGAATGCCACAGCCGGTCAGGTGGCGCAGACCACCGCTTCTGCCTTGCTTCGTGGGGCCAGAGGCAATTCCGGCGTTATTCTTTCGCTGTTGTTCCGTGGTTTTTCCACCCAGCTGAAAGGGAAGGATACTGTTTCTGCCGCTGATCTGGCAGGCTCGCTGGAAATTGGTGTGGAGGGCGCTTATAAAGCGGTCATGAAGCCCACAGAAGGAACCATTCTCACCGTTGCCCGTTTGGCTTCGGAAGAGGCCAGAAAAGCTTTGGATGCCAACCCGCAAATGACCGCTCCCGCCCTTTGGGATGTGGTGATCACCGCTGCGGCAGAGGCGTTGGCCGCAACACCCGAGCAGCTTCCTGTTCTGAAAAAGGCCGGGGTAGTGGATGCGGGCGGAAAAGGCCTGCTGCTGATTTTTGAGGGCATTGCCGCTGTTTTAAGCGGTGGGGCCGTTGTCTCTGAACCTGTGACAGGGGCAGAGAAGGATACGTTATTCCCCTCTGAGCGAAATGCCGCAGGGGAATATGAGGGTGAAATCACCTTTACCTATTGCACTGAGTTTATTGTTTTACGGGCGGATCAGGAGCAGGAGCCGATGCTGCTGCGGGAATATCTGGAATCCATCGGAGACAGTGCCGTTGTGGTGGATGATGAGGATATCATCAAATGCCATGTTCATACCGATAACCCGGGTGATGCTTTGCAGCGTGCTCTGGCTTTTGGCGGGCTCACCAAAATCAAAATAGAAAATATGCGGGAACAGCATGCTGATCAGAAGCAATCCATCAAGAATAAAAGCTCCAACAGCTTCCCTTATGCGCCGGTTGATCCTTCCAGAGAATACGGCTTTGTGGCTGTAGCGGCTGGTGAAGGGGTTAAAAGCCTTTTCACTGATTTGGGCGTGGATAATGTGGTCAGTGGCGGGCAAACCATGAACCCTTCCACCGATGATTTGCTGGAAGCCATTCACGCCACTCCGGCCAAAACGGTTATTGTGATGCCCAACAACAAAAATATCATTATGGCGGCGGAGCAGGCTACAAAAATGGCGGATCGGGATGTATTTGTTTTGCCCACTCGCACCATTCCTCAAGGCTTGGGTGCCATGCTTGCCTTTAACCCAGAAGCCCCATTGGCAGAAAATCAGCTGAAAATGGTCAAAGCCACAGAACGGATCGGAACAGGCCTGATTACCTTTGCCGCCCGTGATTCCTCCATTGATGGGGATAAAATTAAAAAAGGTGAGCTTCTGGCACTGGAAAACGGCAAGATTTCCTTTACTGAAAAGGATATGGTTAAAGCCGTGGTCAAATTGGTGCGCTCACTGATCAAAAAAGACAGCACCTTTGTTACCCTGATCTATGGTGCAGATGTCAGTGCTGAGCAGGCCCGTGAGGTGGAAGCCGCAGTCAGTGCCCGCCTGCCCGATTCTGTAGAGCTTGCTTTAATCGAAGGCGGTCAGCCCGTTTATTACTACATCATTTCGGTAGAATAG
- a CDS encoding Asp23/Gls24 family envelope stress response protein yields the protein MQSVIKIENHLGKIEVSNNYFANLVGHAVSECYGVAGLDNSTPYQGLRSLLFKRDFPDKGVRVKNVAGALVINLYIVVTYGVNISVIVKSIINKVTYTVEAACGLTVSKVNVYITNMKSE from the coding sequence ATGCAATCAGTGATAAAAATTGAAAACCATTTGGGGAAAATTGAAGTTTCGAACAATTATTTTGCCAATTTGGTGGGGCACGCCGTTTCAGAATGCTATGGTGTTGCAGGGCTTGATAACAGCACTCCCTATCAGGGCCTGCGCTCGCTGCTTTTTAAAAGAGATTTTCCCGATAAAGGGGTCCGGGTTAAGAATGTGGCCGGGGCTTTGGTAATCAACCTATACATCGTTGTTACCTATGGAGTTAACATTTCTGTTATTGTGAAAAGCATCATTAACAAGGTTACCTACACAGTAGAGGCGGCCTGCGGGCTGACTGTATCCAAAGTTAATGTCTACATCACCAATATGAAATCTGAATAA
- a CDS encoding helix-hairpin-helix domain-containing protein: MSRGYRLLVFLTGAMILSAVFYNLYMGQSYGVELHYASAVSQTASCVPSSQEPSSESSVIIHSVSSLEQVGEASSEQENAASEFEESQTEGVQFPLDINTATLEEIMLIPGVGEVTAQRIIQYREVLGGYTHLDQLMEIKGIGQATYQKLWAYFQDL, translated from the coding sequence ATGTCCAGAGGATACAGGCTGTTGGTTTTTCTGACCGGCGCAATGATTTTATCGGCTGTGTTCTATAATCTTTATATGGGGCAGAGTTATGGTGTGGAGCTTCACTATGCTTCGGCGGTTTCGCAGACAGCTTCTTGTGTTCCTTCAAGTCAGGAGCCAAGCTCTGAAAGCAGTGTCATTATCCATTCCGTTTCTTCTTTGGAGCAAGTTGGTGAGGCCTCTTCGGAGCAGGAAAACGCCGCTTCTGAATTTGAGGAATCCCAGACAGAAGGTGTGCAGTTCCCGCTGGATATCAATACCGCTACCTTGGAAGAAATTATGCTCATTCCCGGCGTTGGAGAGGTAACCGCACAGCGCATTATACAATATAGGGAGGTTCTGGGCGGCTACACACACCTCGATCAGCTTATGGAAATTAAGGGGATCGGGCAGGCTACTTATCAAAAGCTCTGGGCTTATTTTCAGGATCTATAG